A region of Solibacillus isronensis DNA encodes the following proteins:
- a CDS encoding DNA-directed RNA polymerase subunit beta, with protein sequence MTNELETQMEQKEPAAKKTRRRVKNVSEPPTDQPVGKVRLRLIPIWLRIIIVILLFLVAVIVGLVIGYSVIGDGAASDVLKWETWQHLLDIINGKE encoded by the coding sequence ATGACGAATGAGTTAGAAACACAGATGGAGCAAAAAGAGCCAGCAGCCAAAAAGACGAGACGTCGCGTAAAGAACGTTTCAGAGCCGCCAACGGATCAGCCTGTTGGTAAGGTTCGGCTTCGACTAATTCCTATCTGGCTACGGATAATAATCGTAATTCTATTATTTTTAGTAGCAGTAATTGTAGGACTGGTTATTGGTTACAGCGTTATAGGGGACGGCGCAGCATCCGATGTTTTAAAGTGGGAAACATGGCAGCATCTTCTCGATATTATAAATGGTAAGGAGTAG